The following proteins come from a genomic window of Paenibacillus sp. CAA11:
- the ltrA gene encoding group II intron reverse transcriptase/maturase, with translation MKAEYRKGYLQRDSVEREEHAGVRSAGTRERKERGGATDLLEQILDRDNLNRAYKQVKRNHGAPGIDGMTVEDALPWLQEHRDELLQKIREGRYKPSPVRRKEIPKADGSGVRKLGIPTVVDRVIQQAVAQQLQPLFEPLFSEGSYGYRPGRSAQQAIRKVKDYAEQGYGYAVEIDLSKYFDTLNHELLMHLLRKQIQDRRVTELIKRYLKSGVMENGVHCKTEEGSPQGGPLSPLLANIYLNEFDQEMKGRGVNVIRYADDIVVLAKSKRAAVRLLESCGKYLETKLRLQINTQKSKVGSVVARKHFKFLGFALGKNKNGMYIRAHGQSLAKAKKKLKELTSRSQGRNVRQVMEKVKVYIRGWIGYYYVADMKRILQSWSEWLRRRLRMYIWKQWKKPRTKVQNLRKLGIPEWQAYQWGNSRLGYWRIAGSPVLSRSITNKKLVQAGYYDFPAQYERLRKLHLCG, from the coding sequence ATGAAAGCAGAATACCGAAAGGGCTACCTGCAAAGGGATAGCGTGGAACGCGAAGAGCATGCGGGAGTGCGGAGCGCCGGCACTCGGGAACGTAAAGAAAGAGGCGGTGCAACAGACCTGCTGGAGCAGATTCTGGACAGAGACAATCTGAACAGAGCCTACAAACAGGTCAAACGCAACCATGGAGCGCCAGGAATCGACGGAATGACCGTAGAAGACGCGCTACCCTGGCTGCAGGAACATAGAGACGAGCTGTTGCAAAAGATCCGGGAAGGCAGATACAAGCCCAGCCCAGTACGGCGCAAGGAAATTCCCAAAGCAGATGGAAGCGGAGTACGGAAGCTTGGCATACCCACGGTCGTAGACCGAGTGATTCAGCAGGCAGTCGCCCAGCAGCTCCAGCCCCTGTTCGAGCCGCTCTTCTCGGAGGGAAGCTATGGCTACCGCCCCGGTCGGAGCGCACAACAGGCCATTCGCAAGGTGAAAGACTATGCAGAACAGGGATACGGCTACGCAGTAGAAATCGACCTCTCCAAATACTTCGACACGCTGAATCATGAGCTGCTTATGCATCTTTTGCGCAAACAAATTCAGGACAGACGCGTAACCGAACTGATTAAGAGATACCTGAAAAGTGGGGTTATGGAGAACGGGGTGCACTGCAAAACAGAAGAAGGCTCCCCTCAGGGAGGCCCCCTGTCGCCGCTTCTGGCGAACATCTACCTGAACGAATTTGACCAAGAGATGAAAGGCCGCGGAGTGAACGTCATCCGCTATGCGGACGATATTGTGGTGCTTGCCAAAAGCAAACGGGCAGCGGTGCGGCTACTGGAATCCTGCGGAAAGTACCTGGAGACCAAACTGAGACTCCAGATCAATACGCAGAAAAGTAAGGTCGGTAGCGTAGTGGCTCGAAAGCACTTCAAATTTCTCGGCTTTGCCCTGGGAAAGAACAAGAACGGCATGTATATCCGTGCCCATGGACAATCCCTCGCAAAAGCGAAGAAGAAGTTGAAAGAACTCACAAGTCGCAGCCAGGGCAGAAATGTTCGCCAAGTCATGGAAAAGGTAAAAGTCTACATTCGGGGATGGATTGGTTACTACTATGTGGCCGACATGAAACGGATCCTGCAAAGCTGGAGCGAATGGTTGCGAAGACGACTGCGGATGTACATCTGGAAACAGTGGAAAAAGCCGCGAACAAAAGTACAAAACCTGCGGAAGCTGGGGATACCGGAATGGCAGGCTTACCAGTGGGGCAATTCCCGTCTCGGGTACTGGCGCATCGCCGGAAGTCCAGTGTTGTCTCGTTCCATAACAAACAAAAAGCTCGTACAGGCAGGATATTATGACTTTCCTGC
- a CDS encoding WD40/YVTN/BNR-like repeat-containing protein, with protein MRNQGGRIMVLLLLAGMLLTACTSSKEQPKDLPAEHDSQEKGQTLTVIEPNRTEPETTKRTESPEKKYQIQTRLSDFHLLSDTTGIAWGSTRGELRLYRTEDNGTTWTNISPAGTVQFPGIVRYGKELFFADSMNGWIVRNGGGTSETIVLYTTDGGVNWKVSSLPKSVQVSDISFVSKQQGWLMTTQNSTPGNQEKLLYRTLDGGKTWKTVMHSQTDNSSTTPLPEFGYISDMEFGNSMYGYVVQQELDRPKLYITTDGGYHWRTSNSNFEKKDMGKCDQYTSRSISFLNAQHTSAWVPVGCSRGQESKYNGYFTADRGATWSFAAFPLEWQSGPNRYIPPTFINGREGWSLSGVNLLHTMDQGKTWAKLPVSDKLEKMMTDYPEVAKLEFVSSSVGWILIQNYDERKSLLLQTKDGGMNWRVL; from the coding sequence TTGAGAAATCAGGGCGGCAGGATCATGGTTCTTCTTCTCCTAGCCGGCATGCTGCTGACAGCATGCACTTCAAGCAAGGAACAGCCGAAGGATCTTCCTGCAGAGCACGATTCACAGGAGAAAGGGCAAACCTTAACGGTGATCGAACCTAATCGTACCGAGCCGGAAACAACGAAGAGAACGGAAAGCCCCGAGAAAAAATATCAGATTCAGACACGACTCTCAGATTTCCATCTGCTAAGTGATACGACAGGCATTGCTTGGGGTTCAACACGCGGTGAGCTGCGTCTATATAGAACAGAGGATAATGGCACCACTTGGACAAATATCTCCCCGGCCGGAACCGTACAATTTCCGGGGATCGTTAGATACGGTAAGGAACTTTTCTTTGCAGATTCGATGAACGGCTGGATTGTACGCAATGGTGGAGGTACCTCGGAGACAATTGTTCTTTATACGACAGATGGTGGAGTCAATTGGAAGGTATCCTCATTGCCGAAATCTGTACAAGTCAGTGATATTTCCTTCGTCTCCAAACAGCAAGGCTGGCTCATGACGACACAGAATTCAACTCCGGGCAATCAGGAGAAACTTCTGTATCGAACGTTAGATGGTGGAAAGACATGGAAGACTGTCATGCATTCCCAAACTGACAATTCATCCACGACACCGCTTCCGGAATTCGGCTATATAAGCGACATGGAGTTTGGGAACAGCATGTACGGTTATGTAGTTCAGCAGGAGCTGGATCGTCCGAAGCTGTACATCACAACTGATGGCGGATATCACTGGCGGACAAGTAATTCTAACTTTGAGAAGAAAGATATGGGCAAATGTGATCAGTATACTTCACGCAGTATAAGCTTTTTAAATGCCCAGCATACAAGCGCTTGGGTCCCAGTTGGATGCAGTAGAGGGCAGGAGAGCAAGTACAATGGTTATTTCACGGCAGATCGAGGGGCAACCTGGTCTTTTGCTGCATTTCCGCTTGAATGGCAAAGTGGCCCGAATCGTTATATTCCTCCGACATTCATTAATGGAAGGGAAGGTTGGAGCTTAAGCGGGGTTAATCTGCTTCACACTATGGATCAAGGGAAAACTTGGGCTAAGCTGCCAGTAAGTGATAAACTGGAGAAGATGATGACCGATTATCCAGAGGTGGCAAAGCTGGAGTTTGTATCTTCTTCTGTAGGATGGATCCTAATTCAGAATTATGATGAGAGGAAGTCCTTGTTATTGCAGACCAAGGATGGAGGAATGAATTGGCGTGTGCTCTAA
- a CDS encoding polysaccharide deacetylase family protein, which produces MSQLQSNKKNKFWSLTKINTLLAATVIGLAAVSFFMKGEQPSSSSTSAETTASASAHTAGKQSVEVPELQSPSKKDHANTNVKAADADTASKQNAETKTAAAKAVPEANKKPASTSTPPAQNMKVVYLTFDDGPGPYTKQILNILEKEHIHATFFVIGSQLEENKANLQKVLDQGHYVGLHSMTHSYKKLYKSGSAAHFVHEFKEEQALFKKLTGITPTLIRAPYGSAPQIGSTFRGAISDAGFKMWDWTVDSKDWSYTGKPDKVIAQIRKQVHGKREVILMHEKKQTVQALPQIIAYLKKQGYSFAVYKPEQHFVLNFAKDPRL; this is translated from the coding sequence ATGAGTCAATTACAGTCCAACAAGAAGAACAAATTTTGGAGTCTAACTAAAATCAACACCCTCTTAGCCGCTACCGTCATTGGGCTTGCGGCTGTTTCTTTTTTTATGAAGGGCGAACAGCCAAGCAGTTCTTCCACCAGTGCTGAAACGACTGCATCTGCTTCCGCTCATACGGCCGGTAAGCAATCTGTCGAGGTGCCCGAACTCCAGTCCCCATCGAAAAAGGATCATGCCAATACCAATGTGAAGGCAGCGGATGCTGACACTGCTTCGAAACAGAATGCGGAAACAAAGACCGCCGCAGCTAAGGCTGTGCCTGAAGCTAATAAGAAGCCCGCTTCAACTTCCACCCCGCCGGCCCAAAATATGAAGGTCGTTTACCTGACCTTTGATGATGGCCCTGGGCCATATACCAAGCAAATTCTAAATATATTGGAGAAGGAACATATTCATGCTACATTCTTCGTGATCGGTTCGCAGCTTGAGGAGAATAAAGCCAATCTTCAAAAAGTGCTTGATCAAGGGCATTATGTGGGACTCCATAGCATGACTCATAGTTACAAGAAGCTGTATAAAAGCGGGAGCGCAGCTCATTTCGTTCATGAATTCAAGGAGGAACAGGCTCTGTTTAAAAAGCTGACCGGAATAACTCCAACCTTGATTCGTGCACCTTATGGCAGTGCGCCTCAAATCGGCTCAACTTTTAGAGGAGCTATCTCGGACGCCGGATTCAAAATGTGGGACTGGACCGTAGATTCCAAAGACTGGAGTTATACGGGCAAGCCCGATAAAGTCATTGCACAGATCCGCAAACAAGTACACGGGAAGAGAGAAGTAATCCTAATGCATGAGAAGAAGCAGACGGTGCAAGCTCTTCCGCAAATTATTGCTTATCTGAAAAAACAGGGTTACTCCTTTGCGGTCTACAAGCCGGAACAGCACTTTGTTCTTAATTTTGCTAAGGATCCTAGATTGTAA
- a CDS encoding L-lactate dehydrogenase: MKKSGQRSNRVVIIGTGAVGATTAYTLFLRERVSELVLIDANHDKALGEALDMNHGMPFTGGVKLWAGDYSDCADADIIIIAAGSNQRPGETRIDLLKRNASIFDSIIQNIVKYNNHGIILVATNPVDILSYVSLKKSGFPVSRVIGSGTLLDSARFRYLIGQNKKINPRSIHAHIVGEHGDSELPLWSLANVAGIGLEFTDEEREDIFDRTKNAAYEIINAKGATSYAIALALDRIVVSILQDEGSVLNVSTLLENYNGVSDVYLGVPCIVDSSGVRQVLDLELNDEELARFKASADKLKEQIASLDL, translated from the coding sequence ATGAAGAAATCAGGTCAGCGTTCAAATCGTGTGGTAATTATCGGCACAGGTGCCGTGGGAGCTACAACAGCTTATACCCTGTTCCTCCGGGAACGTGTATCCGAGCTCGTGCTGATTGATGCCAACCATGATAAGGCACTTGGCGAAGCGCTCGATATGAATCACGGCATGCCGTTTACCGGCGGCGTCAAACTGTGGGCAGGCGATTACAGTGATTGTGCAGATGCGGATATTATTATTATTGCAGCAGGCTCGAATCAACGCCCTGGCGAGACGCGCATTGACCTGCTTAAGCGTAATGCCTCCATCTTTGACAGCATCATTCAGAATATCGTGAAATACAACAATCATGGCATAATACTGGTTGCCACCAATCCGGTCGATATTCTATCCTATGTATCTCTGAAGAAGAGCGGATTTCCGGTCAGCCGGGTTATTGGTTCAGGCACGCTGCTTGACAGCGCTCGCTTTCGTTATTTGATCGGCCAGAACAAGAAGATCAATCCGCGAAGCATCCACGCCCATATTGTAGGAGAGCACGGTGACTCCGAATTGCCGCTGTGGAGCCTCGCCAACGTGGCCGGCATTGGACTGGAGTTTACCGATGAAGAGCGTGAGGACATTTTTGACCGTACCAAGAATGCGGCCTATGAGATCATTAACGCTAAGGGAGCAACCTCTTACGCCATTGCCCTCGCTCTAGACCGAATTGTCGTCTCCATTTTGCAGGATGAAGGCTCTGTCTTGAATGTCTCCACCCTTTTAGAAAATTACAATGGAGTATCCGATGTGTATCTAGGTGTTCCTTGTATCGTTGACTCCTCCGGAGTTCGCCAAGTGCTTGACCTTGAGCTTAACGATGAGGAGCTAGCCCGTTTTAAGGCATCTGCCGATAAATTGAAAGAACAAATTGCCAGCTTGGATCTGTAA
- a CDS encoding carbohydrate ABC transporter permease translates to MSAWTASAGRTRRSMGDVVFDIVNMALLLLLLVVTLYPILNTIAVSFNQASDTVRDSTFLWPRKFTTLNYSTLFQDGVLFHAFFVSVARTLIGTATSVFCTAMLAYTISRKEYALRKPISFIFVFTMYFSGGLIPTYMLIKNLQLNGTFWVYIIPGLVGAFNLIVMRSFMEGLPESLVESAQIDGANHFTIFIKIILPLSMPVLATVALFVAVGQWNSWFDTFLYNSSNIDLSTLQYELMKKLQSANMSVGGSAESAFANSKNVQANIVTPASIRAAITIVATVPIVIVYPFLQKYFVTGLTLGGVKE, encoded by the coding sequence ATGTCAGCATGGACAGCTTCTGCCGGCAGAACACGCCGGTCTATGGGAGACGTAGTTTTTGATATCGTGAATATGGCTTTACTGCTACTGCTGCTCGTGGTGACCTTGTATCCGATCTTGAATACGATTGCGGTATCGTTCAACCAAGCCTCGGATACTGTGAGGGACAGCACCTTTCTCTGGCCCCGCAAATTCACCACACTGAACTACAGCACTTTATTTCAGGACGGCGTTCTGTTTCATGCCTTCTTCGTGTCTGTAGCGAGAACGCTGATCGGGACAGCCACAAGTGTATTCTGTACCGCAATGCTCGCTTATACAATCAGCCGGAAGGAATATGCACTGCGCAAGCCCATTTCTTTTATCTTTGTATTTACGATGTATTTCAGCGGTGGATTAATTCCTACCTATATGCTCATCAAAAATCTTCAGCTGAACGGGACCTTCTGGGTCTATATCATTCCGGGTCTGGTTGGGGCCTTTAATCTTATTGTCATGCGATCCTTCATGGAGGGGCTGCCTGAAAGCCTGGTGGAGTCCGCGCAAATCGACGGGGCTAATCACTTTACGATTTTCATTAAAATCATTCTTCCGCTAAGCATGCCGGTTCTGGCCACGGTGGCGCTGTTTGTCGCCGTCGGCCAGTGGAACAGCTGGTTTGATACATTCCTGTATAACTCTTCAAATATAGATTTAAGTACACTGCAATATGAGCTCATGAAGAAGCTTCAGTCCGCGAATATGAGTGTTGGCGGCAGCGCTGAATCTGCCTTTGCGAACAGCAAAAATGTGCAGGCAAACATTGTCACACCTGCATCCATCCGTGCTGCAATTACGATTGTCGCCACAGTGCCTATTGTCATTGTCTATCCATTCCTGCAAAAATACTTTGTCACAGGTTTGACCTTGGGCGGAGTGAAGGAATAA
- a CDS encoding ABC transporter permease, producing MPASTELANKQAYHPQDRKSLWKRLKQQKLLMLMSIPFLVYVIIFAYVPLYGWMMAFQNYKPGSSMLNNEWVGWSNFTELFQDDAFLRVIQNTLAMSVINLVFGFVSSIALALMLNEVRKIFFKRFVQTISYLPHFISWVVAANLIMNMLSIDGIINKVLVSLHVIKEPIMWLSEPHYFWWIIGSSNVWKEIGWSAIIYLAAMTMIDPSLYEAASIDGAGRFRKIFHITLPGIRSIIVILLIMNIGHILDAGFEQQYLLQTPMVVDYAETIDIFVLKYGINLSRFSFATAAGIFKTVISVVLLLAANRMAKRMGQERLF from the coding sequence ATGCCCGCATCTACAGAATTGGCAAACAAGCAAGCCTACCATCCGCAGGATCGCAAGTCCTTGTGGAAGAGACTGAAGCAACAAAAGCTGCTCATGTTGATGTCAATACCGTTCCTGGTCTATGTTATTATCTTCGCCTATGTTCCTTTGTATGGCTGGATGATGGCTTTTCAGAACTATAAACCCGGCTCTTCTATGCTGAACAATGAATGGGTGGGATGGAGCAATTTCACGGAGCTGTTTCAGGATGATGCTTTTCTTCGTGTCATCCAAAATACGCTGGCCATGAGTGTGATCAATTTGGTCTTCGGCTTTGTAAGCTCGATCGCACTGGCCTTGATGCTCAATGAGGTTCGTAAAATATTTTTCAAGCGTTTCGTGCAGACCATCAGTTATCTGCCGCACTTTATATCCTGGGTGGTCGCGGCAAATCTCATTATGAACATGCTGTCCATTGACGGGATTATCAACAAAGTTCTGGTCAGCCTTCATGTGATCAAGGAGCCCATCATGTGGCTGTCTGAACCGCATTATTTCTGGTGGATTATCGGTTCTTCGAACGTATGGAAGGAAATTGGCTGGAGTGCAATTATATATCTGGCTGCCATGACCATGATTGATCCATCCCTTTACGAAGCGGCCAGCATTGATGGGGCAGGAAGGTTTCGAAAAATCTTTCACATTACGCTGCCGGGAATCCGCTCGATTATTGTAATTCTGCTGATTATGAACATAGGCCACATCCTGGATGCCGGATTTGAACAGCAATATTTGCTGCAGACCCCGATGGTAGTGGATTATGCGGAGACGATTGATATTTTTGTGCTCAAATACGGGATTAATTTGTCGCGATTCTCCTTCGCTACAGCGGCAGGCATCTTTAAAACGGTTATTAGTGTTGTTTTGCTGCTTGCTGCGAACCGGATGGCCAAACGCATGGGACAAGAGCGACTGTTCTAG